The Deinococcus roseus genome includes the window CTCCAGGGCCACCAGTCCAAAAAGCCCACCACTGGCCCCAATGGAAACAGCATTTCCTGTGCCCAGCAGGGAACTGAACACGCTGCCCACCACCCCGGACAGCACAAAAGCAAAGATCAGGGCACTGGGACCAATCTTGCGCTCCACCTCACGGCCCATCTGCAGCAAATAAAAACTGTTCAGGCCCACATGCAGCCAGGAGCCATGCAGGAAGATGCTGGTGACCAGCCGCCAGTACTCTCCGCTTTGCAGGGTCTGGGAACGCAGGTTGCCTCCCAGATCATAGAGGGCAGAGGGGCTGTTCAGGGCACCTGCTTCCAGTTCCCACAAAAAGAACAATCCGATGATGCCCAGCAAAGCAAAAGTGGCCGGGGTGTTCTGGGTGCGGGCCAGAAAAGCCTCCCGAAGGTTCAGTCCGTAAGGAGACAGCAAAGCCTCTGCGTCCAGCAGTTTCCAGGCGAACAGATCCTCCCGCACGTTCAGGCTGGACAGCATGCGCTGCGCTCCCAGTTGCAGGTTCACATTGTCCTGGGTTTGCTGGCCCTGCAAGAACATCGCCCGCCCCACCCAGTAACCGGAATCCAGCTTGAGTTTCCGGGAAGCGGCGTAGGTTTCTGCCGGGTCAGGGGAGAGCAGGGAAGTCAGGGTGTCCAGCGAAGACGCAGGCTGCAGGTTCTCCCTGAGGCTCTGCATGCTGGCGTTGTGCAGCAGGTGCTGGATGTCTCCCCGCAGGGGATGCTCTGGCAGGGGAAGCTGCCTCAGGCCCCGCCACTGCAACCACAAACGCTCGAAATGGGTGCGCAGTGCAGGCGTGAACACCCCCAGACGGATCCAGTTTTGCAGGTGGTCATGCCCATAAATCACCCGCCAGTGAATGAACAGCAAAAGCAGGGCCTGGGCCAGTCCCAGCACGCCCAGCCACCAGAAATCGGGTTGCCAGTAGGCCAGAAAAGCCAGGATGCCTGCCAGCACAAACCGGATGCTGGCCTCTGCAAACTTTGAGAGCACTGCAAAAGCCAGATAAACCATCACCCCGGCAACCAGCAACCAGCCCCAGGCGTCAATGGTCCCGAAATCCATCACAGCTTGCTGAACTCCTCGGGTTTGCCTTCAATCATGCTGCCGTCTTCGGTCAGCAGTTCCAGGGTGCCCCTGAGGGGACTCAGTTTGACCACCTTGCCGCAGGCCCCGGATTCGGTGTGGCACATCTTGGCGTTCTTCCTGGGCAGTTCTGAGAGCAGTTCCTGGTACATCTCGTGTTCATATTGCAGGCAGCACAGCAAACGCCCACAGGGACCGGAAAGTTTTTCCGGGTTGAGGGGAAGTTGCTGGTCTCTGGCCATGCGGATGCTTACCGGAGCAAACTCCTGCAGGTGGGTGCTGGAGCAGGACTCCCGACCACACATGCCCAGTGCGCCCAGGGTGGCGGCCTGCTCTCTGGGACCCACCGCAAAGAAATTCACCTTGGCAGGGGTGATGTGCCGGAGGTCGGCAATCAGGCTGGACAGTTCCACCCTTTCTTCTGCGCTGTAGGCCATGGTCAGCAGGGACTGGTCCAGTGTGAATTCTACGGACACGATCTTGACGGGCAATTTGCGGGCACGCACCTTGGCGCGCAGGTACCACTTGACCTCCTCGGCCCGTTTCTGGTTTTCTTCACGGGCCTGCAGGTCTTCCGGGGTGGCAGAGCGCAGGATGCTGCCCCCATGGTCACGCCGGGGGGTGTCCTGGTGTTCTGTACGCACCAGCGCCACTTCCAGACCACGTCTGGACTGGACAATCACATGGGAATTCACCGGGTACAGCGTCTCGGTGGACATCGGGT containing:
- a CDS encoding rhomboid family intramembrane serine protease, whose protein sequence is MDFGTIDAWGWLLVAGVMVYLAFAVLSKFAEASIRFVLAGILAFLAYWQPDFWWLGVLGLAQALLLLFIHWRVIYGHDHLQNWIRLGVFTPALRTHFERLWLQWRGLRQLPLPEHPLRGDIQHLLHNASMQSLRENLQPASSLDTLTSLLSPDPAETYAASRKLKLDSGYWVGRAMFLQGQQTQDNVNLQLGAQRMLSSLNVREDLFAWKLLDAEALLSPYGLNLREAFLARTQNTPATFALLGIIGLFFLWELEAGALNSPSALYDLGGNLRSQTLQSGEYWRLVTSIFLHGSWLHVGLNSFYLLQMGREVERKIGPSALIFAFVLSGVVGSVFSSLLGTGNAVSIGASGGLFGLVALEYTLTRGNLQQRLRKLQANLGSLLTMFLIGFLIPNIDNWAHLGGLVTGLLLGLSYRAPSRTEQAMMGLISTGIIAWGVISLLMSR
- a CDS encoding PSP1 domain-containing protein produces the protein MFTQAVRFDNGPKLHPMSTETLYPVNSHVIVQSRRGLEVALVRTEHQDTPRRDHGGSILRSATPEDLQAREENQKRAEEVKWYLRAKVRARKLPVKIVSVEFTLDQSLLTMAYSAEERVELSSLIADLRHITPAKVNFFAVGPREQAATLGALGMCGRESCSSTHLQEFAPVSIRMARDQQLPLNPEKLSGPCGRLLCCLQYEHEMYQELLSELPRKNAKMCHTESGACGKVVKLSPLRGTLELLTEDGSMIEGKPEEFSKL